From the genome of Ziziphus jujuba cultivar Dongzao chromosome 4, ASM3175591v1:
TGTTTTGACCTTGTTCATGAAACTCTTCCTCAAATTTGGCTGTTCAACTTCTGAACCATGCAACTTCTTCAAGGTAACTACTTTTCCACCACGTAGTTGTGCTCTGTAGACACTTCCATAACCACCCGTCCCAATGCAATATCCAATATCAAAGTCCTCTGTTGCTTCTATGATGTCATGATATGCAATTTTTCCATCATAATTCCAATTGAAAAAGATATCTCCATTCTTTACTCTCGTCTCAGAAACTGGTTGacctttattgtttttaattcgACGGGCATAGAACAGAGCTCCAAGCATTACGAATAACAAGTCAAGGAAAACCGAGATGGGAACGATGGCTCTGTTTATGTAAGAGAATTTTTTGTTTCTGTGGTTTTTCCCAGGTGGGCTATTTTGAAAGCAAGGATGGATACCTGTGACATTACTACATAAATCTTGATTGCCGACAAATGCACCCACTGGACTGGCTAGCTCATCTGGGATTGGACCTTTTAAACGATTGTCAGACAAGTCGATTTGATAGAAAGGTCGAAGGGCAGAGGGAATACTTCCACTGAGATTGATGTAGGCTAGGgataagaaggtgaagttcttCAATTTTTGGAGTTGAGAAGGTATTTCACCACCAACGGAATTGTAACTAAGGTCCAAAGTACTTTCTACAGAGAGGGTACATATCTTATTTGGAATGGTTCCATTTAACTTCTTGTGCGACAAATCAAGATATTTTGTTATGTAttctaagaataaaatccaAGAATCTAAACTACAAATCAACACAGAAATTTTATTGAGGCTCGGTCGAAATTGACCTACGTCCTCTTGCTCCAGTGTGAAGCTTCTGCACTATAAGAAAATCTGTGTTTACAAGCTCAAAACCAGATCAACAATGGTGATTTCACACAAGAAACCCGAAACCAATCCCAAAGTCCCAATTACACCCTCACTCTTGTGTTTCACAAAGAAACCACTCTCTTTCACATAGAAAAACAAGGTGTAGAAAAACCCATACAAAGAACTTTggaatttctctctctaaaaaactGATCtggaactttctctctctagaaccACGAAGAAGACACACACCAGCtgctctctctgttttttttattttaagcttGAAAAAAGACCACCATATTTCTTTGTGAACTGCCTCTCTTAAAAACACCTCGTTTTGCTGTGATGTGGCATCAAAAACTGATAGAAATGATAAGAAACAAAACGACACAGCATCGTATAAGTGAGCCCAATAACTTTGCTGATGTGGCAATACAACAGATATATTTTCAGCTTTATAAACGATGCCGTTCTATCAAAAAACTAACAACCGAAACTGCAGCTTCTCTCCTCTTCTTTGTTCTGTCACAATATCAAACCAGTAAACACATTTTACAAAAGTTTTGAGGATTAATTCTCACATATTTCATGCTCTCTAGACAACCACCAAAAGGCGGCGCGATTGGACCGATGAGGTTGTTGAAACTAACATCCAAATATCTTAAATTCTTCAAATTCCCTATCTCCTCAGGAAAGGAACCACTCAATTGGTTCCCTCCAAGGAACCACTATAAATTGGACCTGTGAGGTTGCTGAAACTAAGATCCAGATATGTTAAATTCTTCAAATTACCTATCCCCACGGGCAAGGGACCACTTAATTGGTTTTGACCAAGGATCAGGCCTTTCAGTTTGGTTAAATTACAAATAGCTGAAGGAATTGGACCTGTTAAGTTGTTATTCCAAATATACAAATAGGTAAGATTTTTTAGATTTCCAACTTCTTGGGGGATGGATCCATTAATTTTGTTGGAAGAAAGAGATAGACTATTCAAATTGGTTAAATGAAACAATGTTGAAGGCAATGGTCGATTGAACATATTAGAATGTAACGACAGAGTTTGCAGGTTGACTAGCTTTCCTATTTCTGAAGGGATGGACCCGTTCAATTGGTTGGAGTCAAGAAGCAAAtgattcaaattggttaaaTCAAACAATGTTGAAGGCAATGGTCCAGTTAACATATTAGAAGTTAATGATAGAGTTTGCAGGTTGATTAGCTTTCCTATTTCTGAAGGGATGGATCCGTTCAATTGGTTGGAGTCAAGAAGCAAATGATTCAAACTGGTTAAATCAAACAATGTTGAAGGAAGCATATTACGACTTAAATACAGTTTTCACAGGTTGACTAGTCTTCCTATTTCTGAAGGGATGGATCCACTAAACTGGTTTGAACCAAGATACAGAGTGGACAAATTAGTTAATTGATCCAGAGCTGGAGGTAGTTGGCCAGGTTATTGCTTAGGTCTAGATAAGTAAGGCTTGTTAGATTCCATATCTGTGAAGGGATTGAACCATTCATTAGGTTGCTATAAAATGACAAGTGAGTTAATTTGTTTAGGTGACCCAAAGTTGAAGGGAGTGGTCCATTAAGCATGTTATCACCAAGGTCTAGACTTTGAACGTTCCTTAGGTTTCCTAATTCGGGAGGAACTTTACCACTTATTTGATTCCAGCTAAGTGACAGAGTAGTTAGTCTGGTTAATTGACCCAAAGTTGATGGGAATGGCCCATTGAGCTTGTTATTGGACAGAGACAAGGAAACTAACTGATCAAGGCATGTCATTGAATTAGGCAACTCACCTTTGATTTGATTGTAAGAAATATCCAGGTGAGTGAGGTTGAACAAAAGACCTAGTGTTGAAGGAATTCGATCATTAATTTGGTTGGAGCTCAAATTTAAGACACCGAGATTGCTCAAGTTTCCTAATTGAGGAGGAATGAAACCATTGATATGATTATAAGAAATGTCAAGCCTCAACAATTGGGAGAGGTTTCCAAGTGAAAGAGGTAAATCACCTATAAGATCATTGTTGGAGAGGTTCGGGTGAGTGAGCTTTGAAAGCATACCTATTTCTGGAGGGATGCTCCCAATGAGTCCAGCTTCAGCAAGATCAAGATGGACTAAATTTGGGAACGAAGAGCTGTTAAGAAATCTGCCAAGCTTTTTTTGCACCTTGGAATTGTGAAGTAGAGAAATATGAGTAATGTTTCCGAAGCGATTGCAACTAATACCAGACAAGTTGCAAGGAGCCGGAGTGCTGGCGTTGAGAGAGTCATGAGTCCACCACCCAGCTTGCAGCAGAGCCTTTGCTTCTTGCTCCACAGCTACACTTGACACATTGGAGTTAGCCGAATAGCTGCAGAAAAAAGTGGTAGCCAACATGGCTACTACAATATTGAAAATGGAATTGTAGTATGCCATGGTAATGGTAGAGTTTACAACTGATGGAGCCAATTCAAAGCAACTGCAAGGCCTTTATAGGTGGTCTCTTATGCCTTTATTTTTTGCCATGAGAATAAACTATTACGGCAATAGAAATACAAGACATAAAAAAAGACTCTTAATGCGTTCTTCTCATACGTACGTAGAATTGGACAATCAATGGTACTGCACTTTCAAAAAGGAGAACGTGTTTTGCAGGGCTGTCAAGTCATTTAGAAATGCATATGTAAGAATGAGTACAAGaatggtatttaaattaaactttGTTAAGGCATATATAAGAATGactacaagaaaagaaaaaaatcaataataatgatTTAGTTACTAGTAAATTGTTTGCTTTGATGGTGAAATGCTACTTAGTTTAATGATTTCCACattgcaattaaaaaaataaaataatgataatttgaTGATGATgtctattctatttattttttgtttttcacttaGGAAAACATTCCACTTGTCTACGAAATATTAAAAaggatattatataaatataaatattgattgCAGAGCAGGCTCTGGACAGTGGATTAAAGTTGCCAAGCGGTGGCATGGGCGTTGCCAATGGCcaaatttttatatactttGAGCCGGCTGGCCCTGAATCCTGATTGATTGTTTCCACATGctgttttttctctctctcttggtacaaaaatataatttctttgacAAATATATGTTTCCTTATTGTTGGGTATATTAAAAGGAAGGATAGAAACGGTCCACATTAGTAGCAAACAAGTTTATTACTAATGTCATAATTTTTCTGCCATTTGTTGTTTGATTCATTTGCATGAGTGTTGATGCTTGACCCATCCATGTCATCTAATCTTCCATGCAGACTTCTTTTTGGTATGTAGTAACTTTTTCAGAGGGAAGAAAATCAGTAAACTAGCTAGACAtcatctttattttgttttatttttaaatattggaaataaagaaatttaaactcAAAATCTTTATTTCAAAAAGTATTATTGCCACCAGCTAGCCTGTTCATAAATGGACAACAAAACTTCACTTTAGCATTCGACTAAGACCAACtcattttgtttctctttcGTACATGACGCTTTTATTTGATGGAAAGACCCGAAGCAAGTATTTGATTTAAAAGAAATCATGCAGGGGAGAGATTTGAATAAAGTgttgaacaataagtttagaTTTGTATTTATTGAAGTTATAAAACTGTTATGtggtttatttgtttgttttggtaaggatttattttttcctttgtgAAGACGTAAATCTTACTTAGAACTGATATTGTGTCTAGATTTAGTAATAATGTTAACTGGTTGAATGTGTATGGATAAAAAGGGgacaatttatccaaaaaaatgaaaacagggTGATTAGTATTATACACTTATTTTGTTGACCCTGGTTACCACATGgtgggtggtggtggtggtggccgTTGCAGTATAAAAGGAAAGTCCTTCGATTCCGTTAAGCATGAATTTCAATAGAGAAGATCAGGAGTCCAACCAAATAAAAGATGTTAATGAAAGAGCTAACGGACCTGCAAGGTGACGGTTATCAGAATAGACTTTAGGTGGATGAGTTTTGAAAGATTACTACCGATATCTGGTGTGGGACACTTACTATAGAAAATTATcaattcataaattaaaaaccatcTAGACTAAGggtgtatgtttttttttttttttttttttttttttttttttttttagtaccaaaagaaaagaaaaaggaaaagactaAAAAAAATCTCAGTCACCGccagaaatattaataaaatataaacctgGTAAGGGTAATATTTAGTCATATAACTCTGACAAGCGTAAAAGGGATGTAACAATTCATGTCCCAAGTAGTGCCATTGAAAAGGAGAATAAGGGGCAGCACACAGTCGGTCAATTACGTAAAAGAGGCGTGAGAGACCAAAAGGGTAAAATTTTTGATGGCGATGCTGTGGCGTATACCTTGCATGAGAAATGAGGAAAAAATGCCATGAAGGGGACGATTTTTACATGTTAATATGGACTAAACTTGGATTGGAAAGAGAAGTATAAAATTCATCTTGTGTCCCACAATTGGGCAAAAGTGgaactaaaataaaatgagacaatggtcaaagttttaaaaataaaaaagcatttgtgcaaaaaaaatttaaaacaagaaaaagggtAATATGAAATTTAGGGAATATTTCATATGAAACTTCTTATGTTTACCCTAATTACAATTTaacccttcaatttttttttttcagcagaaaaaattgataatgactttttaaaatcttaaaaaaaaaaaaaaagagtaatgatatttttaaaataagaggAATCAAATTGTATTGAATATAGAAACCAATCTTTTTGGATTGTGATTTTAGACTTCTATTAGGCGGCTTTAAGGGCAAAGCTGTTTTCCTAGCTACTTCCTTTAGATGCGGTTTTACAATGTTTAATATAGAAACCAATAAGTtcatttaaaaccaaaaaaaataaaaataaaataaaagggtcAATCTTATCTGTCTCTGCGGGAACAACTGGAGAATTTAGATTCAGTGAAGctcaatgataaataaataagaataaatgaaaaaatatgatgatttattgtttttttttttttttgctaagaaaaaagatattttataGTAGTATCATAAGTATTAAGCCAAAGCCTCATGCGGATTAACAGCATGAAATCATCGAGGTAATAAAGTGACTTCTCAAGATTAAAATCTCAACACAGCATGAAATTATCGAGGTAATAAAGTGACTTCTCAATATTAAAATCTCAACTTTCAAATTTATAGATATAAAGATGAATCGATTTCCTTCCACTAAGTTATAATTTTTGATAGTTTAATGATTTATAGTCAAAAAcacaattttgaaattcttaatGAGTTTAGGTTTTGAGAATCAATATTGTGAATCTCCTGCCTACCTCTtacatctttttatttaatatataaaaaagtataaaaataatacaaatcaaTATAATTTCATGTTGATACCCTAAAAGTAATGTTTGACCCATTTATCTCATCTAAATCTAATTTTCCATGTAGACTTTTCTTTGCCATGTTTTTCCAAGCAAACTTGATTAAAGGAAAGGAgccggtttttttttttttttaattaattaattaattaatttatttcattttactttttattgctattatatttttttatctcaaaGGAAAGATCCAAACTCAAATTATTGTCCAAAAATAGTGGTTGTTACCACTTTGACTATAGGAAATGAGGCTTTAAAACTCATTTGttgagaggggaaaaaaagtgTTGCTATTTTATTACCACtggttataattattattaaaatcattgctgacatgataatataaattttatattattttttattttaaaattttaatttgcaaaaataaatcCTTTTAAACagttatttaaattgttaaatgaTATAGATTTTACTAATCATGGTCAATAATGATAacataagtatttttttttcaaaaagtaaatGTAGGGATTCACATATTCAATAAGCATACATGGAATGGTGGCACAACTCATTTTATTTAGAAGAAGTTCGTTTTGCAATTTCAGAAATAACTTTAGACATCCATTTTAAGAGAACCATAGCCTGTTGAGGCTCTCTCATGGATCCTTATAGTAGGCTATTGGCATTTTTTGGGCCCCTAGTATCTTTAGGTGGGTGTAGAAGAAAAATCTCAACAGCCACGCCACCGGTGCGAGGACTGCTGACATCTTGCTGGGTATTTACCAGAAGGCGGAGTCAGGATGTTCATAGTGGGGGTCGatggtaattaaaaaaaaagaaaaataaaaaattgttagtATTCAGCATttaattcttcaaaaaaaaaaaaaagaaagaaagaaaagtatcatttaattttatcaaaattaaatggaatatatatatatatatatatatgataacatTTCAACTCAATTATATATGGCCAATTCATAAAAGAAtacatttgttgaaaaaaattatttaaaatattaatcatttataaaaataaaaaccttcaaaCTATTTCAACTctccaaaatatttatgaaaactctaatacaacaaaatatacacaattggagttttataaaaaaattaaaaacagctATGAATATTGAATAATTATAAGTAACATACAAAGAATTCAACTAATAAAGTATTGGTTCAGCGGGTAGTAAATTGCAATCCCAAAAATTTTACTTGATCAAAGATCAGGACTTCAGTTGGAGTAACTCTTGTTAAGATTAAGTTTAGAGAttgcaaaattattaagaagtTAATTGGGATACCAGcatttcaaaaaatgaaaataaataaataaagaaaaaggaattagGATAACTGCATTTTATCTTTTCCAATTAtactatttttacattttttttattatactaatttgttcttttataacaaaactttatatatatatatatatatatatataggaaatgaATATTTTACCATGATAAGACTTGAAAGTTATCAGTAAAAGTTATTGGCATTTGTTAGGATCTTTGAAAGGGTCGTTGACATTGTTCATAGATTCAGGGTGATACTATAAATAATGTTTACTGCTGCTTGAAGGTGTATGGTATGATAAAAACCGACCAACATTGGGAACAGAACTTTATGTATCGGttaatttaccccaaaaaaagaaaaaagaaaaaaaaaaaaaaaactccatatGCTGGTTTCattaacgaaaaaaaaaaaaaaaaataaataaacagctaatttttccaaattttcatgtTACGTATGTGTCAAGAGCTACAAATAAAAGCCCATCATTCTTTGTCTTCGTCTAGCTATAAGCAGAAAAAAAGCCCCACTGGAGGTGGAGTAGTGACCTACAGGCTTGTCAAATGTGGCAATTACTCTACCTCTGAAGTTTGCTTCCTAGGATGTGTGTAAGCTGGATTTTATTTGCATTTGgcttatttttccaattttatatgCGAAAAATTCTctatttgacccaaaaaaaaaaaaaaagaaaagaaaagaaaagaagcccTTCTCTATTAGCATTTAGCACTACTAAtcgaaagaagaagaaattttaaaaaataacaaaattttatcacAATTTTCTTGGACTATATGAATAGATAACAAAGGTTATCACAATTTTCTTGGACCAAATGAATAGATAACAAGGGTTATAGACCTTGACGATTTCCCATCCATAAGTAAAATTCCTAATGCGGGTCAACCATATAAATTTCTTGATTCAGTAGTTGCTGTAATGAAATTGCACTGATATGTATGTGTAATGGGGGCCTGGGAACAACAAGCTCGCAAGCTACATGCTTCATGGTCAGACGGAATTGTAGGTCAAAACGCAGATATACCAAGCCTAATGTTGCTACCAAAACCAAGCGACTGGCAGTTGGAGGATCCATTGGATGAGAGAGACACGAGTCTAATACATCTTTCAACATGATTTGTTGTCCAGAACAGGTTGATGAAGACAAACAAGTTATAAGCTCCCCAGGATGCTTTCCCATAATTGTTTCTAGTACCACCACTCCTAAGCTATAAATATCGCATTTTTCTGTCACAATCATTGTATACGCCAATTCTGGATTTACATATATACCACCAAGAAATGTCAAATTCAGTTCAACTTAAACAGAGAGAGCAAAACAATAATTACTAAAAGAGCAGAAGAATATATGCTTACCAGGGGCAACATATAAATTGGTTCCAGCTGGTATAGTTCGATTAGAGGAATAAGAATGTAAGAGTCTAGCTATGCCAAAGTCTGATACAGAAGCCTTCATATCAAAGTTCAAGAGAATATTGCTGCTGTTTATATCCCTGTGAACAACTGGTGGACTGCAATCGTAATGCATGTAGAACAATGCATGAGCTATGTCTTCAATGATATGTATTCTGTTGGACCAATCCAATCGTCTAGCTCCATTGTCGTTCCTTAGAACACCAACTAAGCTTCCTCTTTCCATGTATTCATAAACCAGAAACAAGCTTTGTAGGAGCAACCATATCCATGAAGCTTCACAATGTTTCAATGCCGAATTTTTGATAAACTCTTATTTCATTCTTGAAACTCTTAAGGAAAGATGGCTCCTCAGCTTCTACACCATGAAGCTTCTTCAAAGTAACTATTCCGCCGCTAGGTAGTTGTACTTTGTAGACGCTGCAACAACTGTCAGTTCCAATACAATATTTAATGTCAAAGTCCTCTGTTGCTTTAACAATATCTTTGTATGCAATTTTTCCATCATAATTCCATATGGagaataaatcaccattcattGTTGCACTTTCCTTATATTGAATTATCTTAGCCACACATCTAACAATCAAATATCCAAATGAGAATATGGCAAGGAaaatggggggggggggggggggggaagaaaaatCTTCATTTAGGGAACAAGCCTCTTGTTTGAAAAAGAGGTAGAGGGAGATGAATAGCAAGGAGGGAACCAGCCATGTGACCACATAAATCCTTGTTCCCAAACAATGCTTCGGGTAGAGAGGATTGAAGCTCATCCAGGATTTGACCCTTCAAAGAATTGTATGACAAATTGACTCTGTACAGAGATATAAGCGAATGAGAAATTGTAggatttttagaacaaaaaacacagcaaaaaatgaaagaaaaagaaaaagaagcttaAATTGGTGTGGTGAACACACTCCATTCATTTTTGGATAGAACATATAAACACAAGTTTTCAGAACAGTAAACCATCTAATTTTCACCTACTATTACAGTAATCATATTGCCAAAAGACAAGtcatactttggctacctaatacaagaacatttttaccaaaaagctgaaagtacagtaactaatcatcataaagcaacttatgacagctacaaaagtgacattacactaacactcATCCTTGGTacttttgctggaaacactaagatcatttcttgatgtttcaaacctgtttcttggcaaagcttttgtcaaaatatcagcAACATGAACTTTAGAACTGCAATGAACCAgcttcacttcaccatttctttcagcttctcTCATAACATGATATTTGAATGGAATATGCTTTGTTCTTCAATGTTGAGTTGGATTTTCAGCAATGGAAATTGCAAACTTTTTGTCACAATATAGAATGGTAGCTTCTTCTTGCCtctcatttaaatcaacaagcaacaTCCTTAGCCATAAAACTTGATTTGAAGCATCTGTAGCagcaatatattcagcttcaATTGTGGATTGAGTAACTGAACCTTGTTTTTGTGAGCTCCAAAAGTTGAAGTTCTTTTTGAATCCTCCATGCTActagcccaatcactatcaacaTAGCCCATCAACTTGCCTTCTTCTTGCTTCAAAAACCAAATACCATAGTCTATAGTGCCTCTAATGTATTTTAGCACTCTTTTAGCTGCAGAATAATGCATATGTGATGGAGCATGCATAAATCTAGAGAGCAAACTCACAGAAAACATAATGTCAGGTCTAGAAGCACATAAATAAAGCAAACTTCCAATAAGGCTTCTATAGGCTGAAACTTCAACCTTGGCAGCACCATCTTTGAGTTCAAATTTTTGATTGTAAACCATTGGAGTGCTGGATTACActtctccatgtcaaactttttgAGTAGTTCCACATTATACTTCTTTTGGGATAAGAAAATGCCATGACTAAATTGATATATCTCCATGCCAAGAAAGTAGTTCATCATTCCTAAATCTGACATTTTAAACACCTTTTGCATTTCATATTTGAACTCTAACATACTTTGTGAATCTCCTCCTGTAACAAAcaagtcatcaacatatagagaaacaatcaatttttcatcatttgaaccTGAATTCACGTACAAAGTAGTCTCATTCTCACTCCTTTTAA
Proteins encoded in this window:
- the LOC132803590 gene encoding probable leucine-rich repeat receptor-like protein kinase At1g35710; the encoded protein is MAYYNSIFNIVVAMLATTFFCSYSANSNVSSVAVEQEAKALLQAGWWTHDSLNASTPAPCNLSGISCNRFGNITHISLLHNSKVQKKLGRFLNSSSFPNLVHLDLAEAGLIGSIPPEIGMLSKLTHPNLSNNDLIGDLPLSLGNLSQLLRLDISYNHINGFIPPQLGNLSNLGVLNLSSNQINDRIPSTLGLLFNLTHLDISYNQIKGELPNSMTCLDQLVSLSLSNNKLNGPFPSTLGQLTRLTTLSLSWNQISGKVPPELGNLRNVQSLDLGDNMLNGPLPSTLGHLNKLTHLSFYSNLMNGSIPSQIWNLTSLTYLDLSNNLANYLQLWIN
- the LOC132803592 gene encoding MDIS1-interacting receptor like kinase 2-like, producing MERGSLVGVLRNDNGARRLDWSNRIHIIEDIAHALFYMHYDCSPPVVHRDINSSNILLNFDMKASVSDFGIARLLHSYSSNRTIPAGTNLYVAPELAYTMIVTEKCDIYSLGVVVLETIMGKHPGELITCLSSSTCSGQQIMLKDVLDSCLSHPMDPPTASRLVLVATLGLVYLRFDLQFRLTMKHVACELVVPRPPLHIHISAISLQQLLNQEIYMVDPH